The segment CTTAACTACTACATTCGCTACGAGCGCTGGGAGTACATCCTGCACACGTTCGTTATCAATCACCACTACTACATCGAGGGCATGGTGTGGGATCTCTACGGGTGTGCACACGAGCCCCCGTGCACCTTCGTCGAGGAAACGCTCACGAGCTTCGAGCGCAAGGCTGTGCATATCAAGCTCGTCAACTTCAAGGATAAGGGCATGTGCTACGAGATTCATGCCCACGAGCTTGAAAAGCTGCGCATTGCCGTGGCGGCGTTTGTCGCCATTCTCATCAAGGAGGAATGGAAGGGCTTGAGCGAGGGCAACGACTACACCCCTGCCGGGCTCCTCAACAACCTCAAGAGCCGCATCTTCGAGAACAAGGGCTTCACCTACGAGGAAGTCCAGGAGCTCATCGAGGCCGACTCCCCCTACGTGCGCATCATCAGGCCGGAGGGCCGTCCCATCGACCACAAGGATTCCAAGCTGAAGAAGGACAAGCGCGGCCACGTCCTGGAAAAGCGCAAGAGCGATTCGATAAAGAAGTAAGCAACAAGCTTTGCGGCGTGACAGGGGGACGGGGGTTCTGGTCACGCTGGATTCGCATGACAGAACCCCCGGGCGGGTTCAGGCGATCATTGCACCTTCCGCCAACACTTCCTGCATAGCCTCGGAAGGGAACTTCCAGCCCAGGACCTTCCTCGGACGGTTGTTGAGCAGCCACCGCACCTTGCCCACCTCTTCGTCCGACACCTCCGTGAAGTCAGTCTCTTTGGGGAAGAACTCCCTGATCAGCCCGTTCACATTCTCATTGGTGGGCCGCTGCCAAGGAGAGTGCGGATCGCAGAAATACACCTCGAAGCCAGAGGAGAGCTTGAACCTGTCCACGCATGCCATCTCCGACCCCTGATCCCAGGTGAGCGTGCGCCTGAGCTCCTCGGGGATCCCCTCGGCCATCTGCGCCATGCGCTCTGCGACCGTGTCCGCGTCATGGCAGGCCAGCCTCGACATCAAAAGGAAGCGCGACCTTCTCTCCACGAGGGTTATGAGGCAGCTCGACAGGTCGCTTCCAATGATCAGGTCCCCTTCCCAATGCCCGGGGATGGAGCGGTCACCCGCCTCCGGGGGCCTCTTGGATATATGCGCATCCTTAAGCCAGGGCCTGTTCTTTGCGGGGAGCTTGGATGCCGGTTTGCGACCGCGGCGCTTGGTGCGCAAGGCGTACTCGACGCCGAGCTCATGGCGCAGCGTCCCGTAGCCTTGCACATAAAGGGACTGGTATATCGTCTCGTGGCTTATGCGCATCTCCTCGTCATCCGGGAAGTCTTCTTCGATCCGCTTGGAGACCTGCTCGGGCGACCATCTGCTGGCAAGCATCTGCAGCACATAGGCCCTGAGGGGGCCTCGGGCATCGAGCTTGCGGGGTTTTGGCCTTTTCGCCTTCTTCCTCGCATCAAGCTGGGCGTGCCTCGGATCGTAGGGTCCTTGCACCCGGGAAAGCTCGCGAGCGACGGTCGTCCTGCTGATGTTCATTTTATCGGCAATCTCTTGGTTGGTGCGCCCGACATCGAGAAGGGCCGCGATAAAGCAGCGGTCCTCGTATGTCAGGCGCTGCTTGGGCGATGTTCTTGCGCTCGGGGTCGGGCAGC is part of the Coriobacteriia bacterium genome and harbors:
- a CDS encoding IS30 family transposase; its protein translation is MAKYSIDDWTAVKERLRAGDSIRECARRTGIGRGAVFKWSRMDRPPDRMVLTMDAASCPTPSARTSPKQRLTYEDRCFIAALLDVGRTNQEIADKMNISRTTVARELSRVQGPYDPRHAQLDARKKAKRPKPRKLDARGPLRAYVLQMLASRWSPEQVSKRIEEDFPDDEEMRISHETIYQSLYVQGYGTLRHELGVEYALRTKRRGRKPASKLPAKNRPWLKDAHISKRPPEAGDRSIPGHWEGDLIIGSDLSSCLITLVERRSRFLLMSRLACHDADTVAERMAQMAEGIPEELRRTLTWDQGSEMACVDRFKLSSGFEVYFCDPHSPWQRPTNENVNGLIREFFPKETDFTEVSDEEVGKVRWLLNNRPRKVLGWKFPSEAMQEVLAEGAMIA